In Myotis daubentonii chromosome 16, mMyoDau2.1, whole genome shotgun sequence, one DNA window encodes the following:
- the DDX5 gene encoding probable ATP-dependent RNA helicase DDX5 — protein MSGYSSDRDRGRDRGFGAPRFGGSRAGPLSGKKFGNPGEKLVKKKWNLDELPKFEKNFYQEHPDLARRTAQEVETYRRSKEITVRGHNCPKPVLNFYEANFPANIMDVIARQNFTEPTAIQAQGWPVALSGLDMVGVAQTGSGKTLSYLLPAIVHINHQPFLERGDGPICLVLAPTRELAQQVQQVAAEYCRACRLKSTCIYGGAPKGPQIRDLERGVEICIATPGRLIDFLECGKTNLRRTTYLVLDEADRMLDMGFEPQIRKIVDQIRPDRQTLMWSATWPKEVRQLAEDFLKDYIHINIGALELSANHNILQIVDVCHDVEKDEKLIRLMEEIMSEKENKTIVFVETKRRCDELTRKMRRDGWPAMGIHGDKSQQERDWVLNEFKHGKAPILIATDVASRGLDVEDVKFVINYDYPNSSEDYIHRIGRTARSTKTGTAYTFFTPNNIKQVSDLISVLREANQAINPKLLQLVEDRGSGRSRGRGGMKDDRRDRYSAGKRGGFNTFRDRENYDRGYSSLLKRDFGAKTQNGVYSAANYTNGSFGSNFVSAGIQTSFRTGNPTGTYQNGYDSTQQYGSNVPNMHNGMNQQAYAYPATAAAPMIGYPMPTGYSQ, from the exons ATGTCGGGCTATTCGAGTGACCGGGACCGCGGCCGGGATCGAGG gtTTGGTGCACCTCGATTTGGAGGAAGTAGGGCAGGGCCTCTATCAGGAAAGAAGTTTGGAAACCCTGGGGAGAAACTAGTTAAAAAGAAGTGGAATCTTGATGAGCTGCCCAAATTTGAGAAGAATTTTTACCAAGAACATCCTGATTTGGCCAGGCGCACAGCG CAAGAGGTAGAGACATACAGAAGAAGCAAGGAAATTACAGTTAGAGGACACAACTGCCCAAAGCCAGTTCTGAATTTTTATGAAGCAAACTTCCCTG CAAACATCATGGATGTGATTGCAAGACAGAACTTTACTGAACCCACTGCTATTCAAGCTCAGGGATGGCCAGTTGCCCTAAGTGGATTGGATATGGTTGGAGTAGCACAGACTGGATCTGGGAAAACATTGTCT TATTTGCTGCCTGCCATTGTCCACATCAATCATCAGCCGTTCCTAGAGAGAGGTGATGGGCCTATt TGCTTGGTGCTGGCACCAACTCGGGAACTGGCCCAGCAGGTGCAGCAAGTGGCTGCTGAATACTGTAGAGCATGCCGATTGAAGTCTACTTGCATCTATGGTGGTGCTCCCAAGGGACCACAAATACGAGATTTGGAGAGAG GTGTGGAAATCTGTATTGCAACACCTGGAAGACTGATTGACTTTTTAGAGTGTGGAAAAACAAATCTGAGAAGAACCACCTACCTTGTTCTTGATGAAGCAGATAGAATGCTTGATATGGGTTTCGAACCCCAAATAAGAAAGATTGTGGATCAGATAAGA CCTGACAGGCAAACCCTAATGTGGAGTGCAACTTGGCCAAAAGAAGTAAGACAGCTTGCTGAAGATTTCCTGAAAGACTATATTCATATAAACATTGGTGCACTGGAACTGAGTGCAAACCACAACATTCTTCAGATTGTGGATGTGTGTCATGATGTAGAAAAGGATGAAAA actTATTCGTCTGATGGAAGAGATCATGAGTGAGAAGGAGAATAAAACCATTGTCTTTGTTGAAACCAAAAGAAGATGTGATGAACTTACTAGAAAAATGAGGAGAGACGG GTGGCCTGCCATGGGTATTCATGGTGACAAGAGTCAACAGGAACGTGATTGGGTTCTAAATG AATTCAAACATGGAAAAGCTCCTATTCTGATTGCTACAGATGTGGCTTCCAGAGGGCTAG ATGTGGAAGATGTGAAATTTGTCATCAATTATGACTACCCTAACTCCTCAGAGGATTATATTCATCGAATTGGAAGAACTGCTCGCAGTACCAAAACAGGCACAGCATACACTTTCTTTACACCTAATAATATAAAGCAAGTGAGCGACCTTATCTCTGTGCTTCGTGAAGCTAATCAAGCAATTAATCCCAAGTTGCTTCAGTTGGTTGAAGACAGAGGTTCAG GTCGTTCCAGGGGTAGAGGAGGCATGAAGGATGACCGTCGGGACAGATACTCTGCAGGCAAAAGGGGTGGATTTAATACCTTTAGAGACAGGGAAAATTATGACAGGGGTTACTCTAGTCTGCTTAAGAGAGATTTTGGGGCAAAGACCCAGAATGGTGTTTACAGTGCTGCAAATTACACCAATGGGAGCTTTGGAAGTAATTTTGTGTCTGCTGGTATACAGACCAGTTTTAGGACTGGTAATCCAACAGGGACTTACCAGAATGGTTATGATAGCACTCAGCAATATGGAAGTAATGTTCCAAATATGCACAATGGTATGAACCAACAGGCATATGCATATCCTGCTACTGCAGCTGCACCTATGATTGGTTATCCAATGCCAACAGGATATTCTCAATAA